In the Carboxydothermus hydrogenoformans Z-2901 genome, TGCCTACGTTGAAGCGGCAATTCAAGCGGGCTTATCGGTGGATGAATTTGCCCCGCGTCTTTCCTTTTTCTTTAACGCCCATTTAAACTTTTTTGAGGAAATTTCCAAATTCCGGGCGGCCCGGCGGATTTGGGCCAAAATCATGAAGGAACGGTTTGGCGCGCAAAATCCCAAAAGCTTACTTTTGCGCTTCCACACCCAAACGGCCGGCTGCACCCTTACTGCCCAGCAGCCCAAGGTAAATCTTATCCGTGTTGCCTATCAGGCTTTAATGGCGGTGCTTGGCGGTACCCAGTCGCTGCACACCAACAGTTACGATGAAGCTTTATGTCTTCCCACCGATGAAGCGGCTCTTCTGGCCTTACGAACCCAGCAGGTGATTGCTTATGAAATTGGCGTTACCGATACCGTTGACCCCCTTGGCGGAAGTTATTATGTGGAAAGTTTAACCGATGCCATTGAAGAAAAGGTCTGGGAGTATCTAAAGAAAATCGATGAGATGGGTGGGGCGGTAGAAGCGGTGAAAAATGGTTTTATGCGCCGGGAAATTGAGAAGAGCAGTTATGAGTACCAGCGGGCGATAGAAAAGGGGGAAAAAACGGTTATAGGAGTTAATCGTTTTGTAATTGATGAGGAACCGCCAAAGGATTTATTAAGGGTTAACCCGGAAATTGAGAAGGTGCAGCGGGAAAAACTACAAAAATTAAGAGCAAATCGGGATAACGAACGGGTGGCAAAAGCCTTAAAGCGCTTAAGAGAAGTTGCCGAAAGTAAGGATAATATAGTTTACCCCATTTTAGAAGCGGTGGAGGCTTATGCGACTTTAGGTGAAATCTGCGGAGTTTTACGGGAAGTCTTTGGTGAGTACCGTCAGGAATAGGGGGGTTACGATGCGAAAAATTCGGGTTTTAATAGCCAAACCGGGTTTAGATGGCCATGACCGGGGAGCTAAGGTTATCGCTCAGGCGCTGCGGGATGCAGGTATGGAGGTTATTTATACGGGGATTCGCCAAACTCCGGAACAAATCGCCAAAGCGGCGGTGGAGGAAGATGTGGATGTAGTCGGGCTTTCCTGCCTTTCGGGAGCGCACAATGAGCTTTTCCCCCGGGTAGTGGAATGTTTAAAAGAACTGGGAGCCGGAGATATTCCGGTAATCGGGGGAGGCATTATTCCCCATGAAGATCACGCTTACTTAAAAGAGAAAGGGATTAAGGCGATTTTTGGTCCCGGAAGTTTGACGGCGGATGTGGTGAAAGTGATAGAAGAGCTGGTAAGGGAG is a window encoding:
- a CDS encoding acyl-CoA mutase large subunit family protein translates to MAVEEKKVVLDSGIEVKTVYGPDDLAGFNYQEKLGEPGQYPYTRGIQPNMYRGRLWTMRQYAGFGTARETNARFHYLLQQGQTGLSVAFDLPTQIGYDSDHELARGEVGKVGVAVDSLLDMEELFSGIPLDKVSTSMTINAPAAVLLAMYIALAKKQGVDPKNLNGTIQNDILKEYVARGTYIFPPEPSMRIITDIFAFCKKEVPKWNTISISGYHIREAGATAVQELAFTIANGIAYVEAAIQAGLSVDEFAPRLSFFFNAHLNFFEEISKFRAARRIWAKIMKERFGAQNPKSLLLRFHTQTAGCTLTAQQPKVNLIRVAYQALMAVLGGTQSLHTNSYDEALCLPTDEAALLALRTQQVIAYEIGVTDTVDPLGGSYYVESLTDAIEEKVWEYLKKIDEMGGAVEAVKNGFMRREIEKSSYEYQRAIEKGEKTVIGVNRFVIDEEPPKDLLRVNPEIEKVQREKLQKLRANRDNERVAKALKRLREVAESKDNIVYPILEAVEAYATLGEICGVLREVFGEYRQE
- a CDS encoding cobalamin B12-binding domain-containing protein yields the protein MRKIRVLIAKPGLDGHDRGAKVIAQALRDAGMEVIYTGIRQTPEQIAKAAVEEDVDVVGLSCLSGAHNELFPRVVECLKELGAGDIPVIGGGIIPHEDHAYLKEKGIKAIFGPGSLTADVVKVIEELVREAGKDV